One window from the genome of Fibrobacter sp. UWEL encodes:
- a CDS encoding transposase: MENSENKYSFDPTILKALIEQGPDFLMDLFRLAMNEAMKLERENFLNAGAYERSKNRLDYANGFKPKTLNMRSGQVTFAIPQTRNSGFY; the protein is encoded by the coding sequence ATGGAAAACTCCGAAAACAAATATAGTTTCGACCCGACAATTTTGAAAGCCCTAATCGAGCAGGGACCCGACTTTCTGATGGATCTTTTCAGACTCGCCATGAACGAGGCCATGAAATTGGAACGGGAGAACTTCCTAAATGCAGGGGCTTACGAACGCTCCAAAAATCGTTTGGATTACGCGAACGGTTTCAAACCCAAGACTCTTAATATGCGGTCCGGGCAGGTCACATTTGCCATCCCGCAGACTCGGAACAGCGGCTTCTAC
- a CDS encoding LEPR-XLL domain-containing protein, whose product MSKKSSKKNSQKNFNIEPLEPRLLMAAHSDILMGAIDAIESFDSVTANPAADEVDGLKQQIVGDFNDYKAEVNAAINSIDWSTFTQAEGQSLQDAVGEFVGNKIQSSEINVGYTSGILEFSSTKSMDLSSIPGMAISNQVSADASVKLDLVADSNGDLTASLNNASLSVGNLGAAATFMGINIQEKDISDDNDLVVSVDKTNGNKVDVDLEFEITNLPSSLFSVDSSSHLKVSSIQNPYVTFPDVSFNSSVFDLDSVIQKINTVKLPGNLSLSNLDSLKGNIAKACAMYHLAASTDSAVAVDADLFSNMVNKFIGVTSGITLNGTKLEFKLQQSMPSDLDMGLFKVSNVAGDLVLTMDLSNKDNPSVESVKLNVCATSSMAVNTGLLYVDLENANFNAFVEIVADGSDYKIGPSSNIDLGFDKVTLKSGNSASAVGIFELDNVASGSAESFKYDITTGEWEYPDALKDYTNITGSNLVNRLEMAIQTLLFQLRNQITKGTSAEALGSIAKDSLGSIIDYAGKLETFETELLDKNETFYKGAFENLDEFIEKLNNNWTSIFGGTAASNLITMTLYDKNDVEVSGSNIASGNIQQIGKINFLFNMDMKFTRKIDLSLGAMLGKGSFANVKTSGDADFEAGVNWFLTWMFSLSEKRLRTVMPYLQMLSRV is encoded by the coding sequence ATGTCTAAGAAATCTTCCAAGAAGAACTCTCAAAAAAATTTCAATATTGAACCCCTTGAACCGCGCCTGCTTATGGCAGCCCATAGTGACATATTGATGGGGGCCATAGATGCTATTGAATCTTTTGACAGTGTTACAGCTAACCCGGCTGCAGACGAGGTCGATGGGCTCAAACAGCAGATTGTGGGAGATTTCAATGACTATAAGGCAGAAGTCAATGCGGCGATTAATTCAATAGATTGGAGCACCTTTACCCAGGCGGAAGGACAGAGCCTTCAAGATGCTGTTGGTGAATTTGTTGGTAATAAAATCCAGAGCTCAGAAATAAATGTGGGTTATACATCGGGAATTCTTGAATTCTCCTCGACCAAAAGTATGGACCTTTCAAGCATACCAGGCATGGCAATCTCGAATCAGGTTTCTGCAGATGCTTCTGTAAAACTTGATTTGGTGGCCGACAGTAATGGCGATTTGACGGCGTCCTTGAATAACGCTAGTTTGAGCGTTGGTAATCTGGGCGCTGCAGCGACCTTCATGGGAATCAACATTCAGGAAAAGGACATTAGCGATGATAACGACCTTGTGGTGTCGGTTGACAAGACCAACGGCAACAAAGTCGATGTGGACCTGGAATTCGAAATAACCAATCTTCCGTCGTCCCTTTTCTCGGTCGATTCTAGTTCGCACCTCAAGGTATCCAGTATCCAAAATCCGTACGTGACGTTCCCGGATGTATCCTTCAATTCATCTGTATTCGACCTGGATTCCGTCATTCAAAAGATCAATACGGTCAAACTGCCGGGAAATCTTTCGCTTTCGAACCTCGATTCCCTGAAGGGAAATATAGCCAAGGCCTGCGCTATGTACCATTTGGCTGCATCGACAGACTCTGCTGTGGCTGTCGATGCGGACTTATTTAGCAATATGGTAAACAAGTTCATTGGGGTTACTTCTGGTATTACACTCAATGGGACAAAACTGGAATTCAAGTTGCAGCAGTCTATGCCTTCTGATTTGGATATGGGTCTGTTTAAGGTGAGCAATGTTGCTGGCGACTTGGTGCTTACTATGGATTTGAGCAACAAGGATAACCCCAGTGTCGAAAGTGTTAAGTTGAACGTCTGTGCGACGTCTTCCATGGCGGTGAATACAGGTTTGCTCTATGTGGATCTTGAAAACGCCAACTTTAACGCATTTGTCGAGATTGTTGCCGATGGCTCTGATTACAAGATTGGACCATCATCGAATATTGATTTAGGCTTCGACAAGGTGACCCTTAAGTCGGGAAACTCCGCTAGTGCGGTCGGTATATTTGAACTTGATAATGTGGCTTCGGGAAGTGCGGAATCCTTCAAGTATGACATTACGACGGGTGAATGGGAATACCCCGATGCATTAAAGGATTATACAAACATTACCGGCAGCAACCTTGTCAATAGACTTGAAATGGCCATCCAAACCCTTTTGTTCCAACTGCGTAATCAAATTACGAAAGGGACTTCTGCTGAAGCGCTTGGATCTATTGCCAAGGATTCCTTGGGTTCAATAATTGACTATGCCGGAAAGCTAGAGACCTTTGAAACAGAGCTGCTTGACAAGAACGAAACTTTCTACAAGGGTGCATTTGAAAACCTAGATGAGTTTATTGAAAAACTGAACAATAATTGGACATCTATATTCGGGGGAACTGCGGCGTCGAATCTGATAACCATGACCTTGTATGATAAGAACGATGTTGAAGTTTCTGGGTCCAATATTGCAAGCGGAAATATCCAACAAATTGGGAAAATTAATTTCCTCTTTAATATGGATATGAAGTTTACAAGGAAAATAGATCTTTCCCTTGGCGCCATGCTTGGCAAAGGGTCCTTTGCCAATGTGAAAACCAGTGGCGATGCTGATTTTGAGGCAGGTGTCAATTGGTTTTTGACATGGATGTTCAGTTTAAGCGAGAAACGCTTGAGGACAGTGATGCCATATTTGCAGATGCTTTCTCGGGTGTGA